A stretch of Clostridium formicaceticum DNA encodes these proteins:
- a CDS encoding Coenzyme F420 hydrogenase/dehydrogenase, beta subunit C-terminal domain: MERVYFKKENCCSCSACYNICPTQAIYMQPDEEGFLYPIIDQTLCVDCHSCVNVCPLICDGGYKEKTIPEFFVAKHKSEEVLMNSTSGGVFTAISDAILREDGVVYGADYDDEFRVLHKRAENYQQRNRMRISKYVQSNLEDIFQQIKKDLYNKRKVLFTGTPCQSAGLRGYMGDSPLIENLYLCDLICHSIPSPLIWEDYKRLLEKEYGGKLTSIQFRSKFIDWSRENSNKTFLFTTSHSQELHNDKRFYQLFFGEKTIMRPSCEKCRFTDIYRASDITIADYWGIEKYAPEWMDKKGVSVILINNKKGVYLLEKCSDELKYEKRPKEESLAEQQRLSEPVKFPESRKKFWEDYRKYGFAHIIEGLKD, translated from the coding sequence ATGGAGAGAGTTTATTTTAAAAAAGAGAATTGTTGCAGTTGTAGTGCATGTTATAACATTTGTCCTACACAGGCAATTTATATGCAACCAGACGAAGAGGGGTTTTTATACCCCATTATAGATCAAACATTATGCGTGGATTGTCATAGCTGCGTAAATGTTTGTCCTCTAATTTGTGATGGAGGTTATAAAGAAAAGACTATACCGGAATTTTTTGTAGCTAAACATAAATCAGAAGAAGTTTTAATGAATTCCACATCTGGAGGAGTCTTCACAGCAATTTCCGATGCAATACTTCGGGAAGATGGCGTAGTTTATGGTGCTGACTACGACGATGAATTCCGTGTATTACATAAGAGAGCAGAAAATTACCAGCAACGAAATCGAATGAGGATATCTAAGTATGTACAAAGCAACCTAGAGGATATTTTTCAGCAAATAAAAAAGGACTTATACAATAAAAGAAAGGTACTCTTTACTGGAACGCCATGCCAAAGCGCAGGACTGAGGGGATATATGGGTGATTCGCCATTGATTGAGAATCTATACCTATGTGATTTGATTTGTCACAGCATTCCCAGCCCTTTGATTTGGGAGGATTATAAAAGACTATTGGAAAAAGAATATGGAGGAAAGCTAACCAGTATTCAATTTCGCTCTAAATTCATTGATTGGAGCCGGGAAAACAGCAACAAAACATTTCTATTTACCACTTCCCATAGCCAAGAGCTCCATAACGATAAAAGATTCTATCAACTTTTCTTTGGAGAAAAGACGATCATGCGTCCCTCTTGCGAAAAATGTCGATTTACAGATATATATCGTGCATCAGATATCACAATTGCAGATTACTGGGGAATTGAAAAGTACGCTCCTGAATGGATGGATAAAAAAGGGGTTTCTGTAATTTTAATTAACAATAAGAAAGGTGTATATCTTCTTGAGAAATGTAGTGATGAGTTGAAATACGAAAAACGTCCAAAAGAAGAATCTCTTGCAGAACAACAACGTTTAAGTGAACCTGTAAAGTTTC
- a CDS encoding nitroreductase family protein — protein MDNLAFIYKRHSVRQFKNQDVPHEDILEILKAATYAPSGKNTQNWHFVVLKNKKKIQELAKIIEDKTHEIANYTEDDKLKKGVLKFLHYHTFFKDAPVLILVFAGPYSIGSYDLLKQVGKIEEAKEILKSAPGIQNIGAAMENLLLAAAAKGYGTCWMTGPNYAAREIETALGFEKEGYYLAAMTPLGLPEKEELNSPPRKDLQEVITIIE, from the coding sequence ATGGATAACTTAGCATTTATCTATAAAAGACATAGCGTCCGACAATTTAAGAATCAAGATGTGCCTCATGAGGATATCCTAGAAATTCTTAAAGCAGCCACCTACGCACCCTCAGGTAAAAACACGCAGAATTGGCATTTTGTTGTATTAAAAAACAAGAAAAAAATCCAAGAACTAGCAAAAATTATTGAAGATAAAACCCATGAAATTGCCAACTATACTGAAGATGATAAGCTTAAAAAAGGGGTTTTAAAGTTCCTTCATTATCATACCTTTTTTAAGGATGCCCCTGTTCTTATTTTAGTCTTTGCTGGCCCTTATTCTATTGGCTCTTATGATCTTTTAAAACAAGTCGGTAAAATAGAAGAAGCCAAGGAGATTTTAAAGTCTGCTCCAGGCATTCAAAACATTGGTGCTGCAATGGAGAACTTATTACTAGCTGCCGCCGCCAAAGGCTATGGTACCTGTTGGATGACCGGACCTAATTATGCTGCTAGGGAGATTGAAACCGCATTAGGCTTTGAAAAAGAAGGCTATTACTTAGCCGCCATGACGCCCTTAGGTCTCCCAGAAAAAGAGGAGCTTAACAGCCCTCCTCGAAAAGACTTACAGGAAGTAATTACAATAATAGAATAA
- a CDS encoding DUF378 domain-containing protein, translating to MDRLALILVIIGALNWGLIGLFQFDLVASLFGGQATLLSRAVYTLVGIAGAYCISLLFRERTTTRE from the coding sequence ATGGATAGATTAGCTCTTATTTTGGTAATTATAGGCGCATTAAATTGGGGACTGATAGGGCTGTTTCAGTTTGACTTAGTAGCATCTTTGTTTGGTGGTCAAGCTACTTTATTGAGTAGAGCTGTATATACCTTAGTAGGAATCGCTGGTGCCTACTGTATTAGTTTACTGTTTAGAGAAAGAACTACTACGAGAGAGTAA